CCTGACGATTCCCAGTTGACAACGGCACCGGTGTTTGGCTGCCAGCCATCTGTGCCGAACGAGAAGGAACTCATCAGCTGCGCCGAAGCATTTGCGCAAACGGCAAGGCAGATAAATGCTATCAAAGAGCATTTTTTGTCGGTATACAGAATATTCATCGCTCTGCTCCTTCGATATGCTCAACCAGTTGTTTCACCGTCGCTTCGAGCGTTTCAATGCGATCGTGCAGCGCTGCAATCTCCGCGTCTTTTTCTGCACGCAGTTGCTTGACAGCTTCTGTCAGGAGTGGCGTCATCCGGCTGTAATCCATGCCTGTGACAAAGTCACCATTGTCCTCGTACGCAACGATTTCCGGTAACACCTGCCCGACTTCTTCACCGATAAATCCGATGTCATGATTGCCACCGTGCGCCTGATCCCAATCGAAGTGCACGCCGCGAATGCGTGTGAGTTGATCAAGCGGGTCGGAGATTGCTTTGATGTTGCGCTTCCATCGGATTGACGATGGAGAGCCATAGTTGATGCCAGCGCCAACAGCATAGAAGTCGTAGCCTGAACTGCTTGCGCAGTCGCCTCGTACAGCGTAAGCGGTGCCTGTTACAGGCGAAGTACGTCCCGCGATAGCTGTTCCGCCCATGGTGTGTTGAGTTGCTAAGACAGCTGCAAGTGCGCTGTATGAGACGCTACTTATTGTGTCATTGCACGCAATGCGATTACTGAAGTAGATTTGACCGTTTGGGAAGACCGTGATCGCATCCTGGACTGTTCCTGCGAGTTGGGTGCGAAGTGTGAGACCGATGTCTGACGTGTTTGAAGTGTCTCGCGCCTGGATGTACGCTGTTCCAGCCTGTCCGTCGCCCTCGTACGCGTGCAGCCAGAGATGGCCACGCCCGTAATAATCGCCTGTGTTGTGCAGTTGTTGCTTTGGAAGTGTCGTGCCAATGCCAAGATACCCCGCACTGGTCATCGTCGCGTGTGTGTCTATGAGGCCTCCGACAGCCTGGCTCGTTGCAAATCGCAGATCTGACCCATCGGCCCACGTCAGATCATTGCCTACAGACATGTACAACCAACGATCGCCGGACGAACCAGTTCCAGTGACACCGAGGCGTGGCACGCTAAATGGTGCGATTTCGCCATGTACCTCAAGTGGGAGCTGGGGAAACTGCGTCCCAATCCCAACACGCTCGCTTGTATCAACGAAGATACCTCGCGTCTGCATCGCGTATGGCGCTCTTGTGATGGGCTGGCGGGGGCTCAGCGGAACAAATGTTCCAGTTCCCGCTGGTGATCGCACGTCGACGCCAAGCCAGCGCTGTTCGCCATTGAATGCGCTGGCACCAAAGTCAAGTTGCACGTTAAACAAACCATCATCAAGCACGATGTCGGTGATCGCCTGAGTCGAACCTATCTGGTTTCCATTGGTCTCAGCATCGTACAAGCGAAACCGCATGTCCGCAGTGCTCCCAACAACAGCGCCGCGTGATTTCAAATGCCCCTGATACATGAATGTTGTGTCTGTTTGTGCAACAGCACTCGAAACAAGGGCAATAACAGCGAGCCAGCTCCAATATGTTCGTTGAGTTCGCATGTACTTTCCTGTATTGGAGAGGTGGCGTTTGAGCAGATCAGGGGCGAAATACAACCAGACTGAACTCGCCGTCGATAGACGTAGATGGAGTGCTCAGTTTGTCAACTCGAACCTTGTATGAGCTGCCACCCGATGAATATGCACGCACTATCACCATACTGCTGGAGTGAGACGTTGCAATGATGATGTCGCTTTGCTGTACACCACCATCGACATAAATGTTGTACACACCATCAGACGGGTGCGTCACCGAGGCGATATTCGCAGAGGAAGAAACAACTGCGCCATTTGGAGCAATCCTGCAGTATGCGAACACGGAGCTTGTG
Above is a genomic segment from Phycisphaeraceae bacterium containing:
- a CDS encoding tail fiber domain-containing protein, with the translated sequence MRTQRTYWSWLAVIALVSSAVAQTDTTFMYQGHLKSRGAVVGSTADMRFRLYDAETNGNQIGSTQAITDIVLDDGLFNVQLDFGASAFNGEQRWLGVDVRSPAGTGTFVPLSPRQPITRAPYAMQTRGIFVDTSERVGIGTQFPQLPLEVHGEIAPFSVPRLGVTGTGSSGDRWLYMSVGNDLTWADGSDLRFATSQAVGGLIDTHATMTSAGYLGIGTTLPKQQLHNTGDYYGRGHLWLHAYEGDGQAGTAYIQARDTSNTSDIGLTLRTQLAGTVQDAITVFPNGQIYFSNRIACNDTISSVSYSALAAVLATQHTMGGTAIAGRTSPVTGTAYAVRGDCASSSGYDFYAVGAGINYGSPSSIRWKRNIKAISDPLDQLTRIRGVHFDWDQAHGGNHDIGFIGEEVGQVLPEIVAYEDNGDFVTGMDYSRMTPLLTEAVKQLRAEKDAEIAALHDRIETLEATVKQLVEHIEGAER